One stretch of Methylopila sp. 73B DNA includes these proteins:
- a CDS encoding MFS transporter: MCGLVGSFHQFLVARAVLGVGEAPQFPAGAKVVSEWFNVRDRGTPTGIFVGASTIGPCIAPPVLTAMMLAFGWRWMFIITGLVGVVVAVGWYLLYRNRAEVELTREETAHLEEGVDMGGVNRSLTFREWRGLFGHAATWGMIFGFMGVIYMVWLYLTWLPSYLEHERGLSVARTGWVVAIPYLFGTVGMLCAGQIADRLYRAGAGLIASRKWPVCVGLLGGAAFTVPAAFTPSVAMAVVFLCFAMFFINMASAACWMMVSVISPQRQVASLGSIQNFGGYFAGSFAPVITGWIVQTTDSYVNALLASAVVAGVAAVAYLVLVRKPLPGVAAAEASA, encoded by the coding sequence GTGTGCGGCCTCGTCGGCAGCTTCCACCAGTTCCTCGTCGCCCGCGCCGTCCTCGGCGTCGGCGAGGCGCCGCAGTTCCCGGCGGGCGCGAAGGTGGTGAGCGAGTGGTTCAACGTGCGCGACCGCGGCACGCCGACTGGAATCTTCGTCGGCGCCTCCACCATCGGGCCCTGCATCGCGCCGCCGGTGCTCACCGCGATGATGCTCGCCTTCGGCTGGCGCTGGATGTTCATCATCACCGGCCTCGTGGGCGTCGTCGTCGCCGTCGGCTGGTATCTGCTCTACCGCAACCGAGCCGAGGTGGAGCTCACCCGGGAAGAGACCGCGCATCTCGAAGAGGGCGTGGACATGGGCGGCGTCAACCGCTCGCTCACGTTCCGGGAATGGCGCGGCCTGTTCGGACACGCCGCCACCTGGGGCATGATCTTCGGGTTCATGGGCGTGATCTACATGGTCTGGCTCTACCTCACCTGGCTGCCGAGCTACCTCGAGCACGAGCGCGGCCTGTCGGTGGCGCGCACCGGCTGGGTGGTGGCGATCCCCTACCTGTTCGGCACGGTCGGCATGCTCTGCGCCGGCCAGATCGCCGACCGGCTCTACCGCGCCGGCGCGGGCCTGATCGCGAGCCGCAAGTGGCCGGTCTGCGTCGGCCTGCTCGGCGGCGCCGCCTTCACCGTGCCCGCGGCCTTCACGCCGAGCGTCGCCATGGCGGTCGTGTTCCTGTGCTTCGCGATGTTCTTCATCAACATGGCGAGCGCGGCCTGCTGGATGATGGTGAGCGTGATCTCGCCCCAGCGGCAGGTGGCGTCGCTCGGGAGCATCCAGAACTTCGGCGGTTACTTCGCCGGCTCGTTCGCGCCTGTGATCACCGGCTGGATCGTCCAGACCACCGACAGCTACGTCAACGCCCTGCTGGCGAGCGCCGTCGTCGCGGGCGTCGCGGCCGTGGCCTACCTCGTGTTGGTGCGGAAGCCCCTGCCCGGCGTCGCTGCCGCGGAGGCGTCGGCATGA
- a CDS encoding MFS transporter → MTEATISSGGKASPAGKTARLVRIQWIAVAFLTVAGVINYLDRSSLSIANTAIREEMGLTPTEMGLLLSAFSLSYAFAQLPIGALLDRFGSASCWGPACSSGRWRRSCAASSAASTSSSSPAPSSASARRRSSRRARRW, encoded by the coding sequence ATGACCGAGGCCACGATCTCGTCCGGGGGCAAAGCGTCGCCCGCCGGAAAAACCGCCCGGCTCGTTCGCATCCAGTGGATCGCCGTGGCGTTCCTGACGGTCGCGGGCGTCATCAACTACCTCGACCGCAGCTCGCTCTCGATCGCGAACACCGCGATCCGCGAGGAGATGGGCCTGACGCCGACCGAGATGGGGCTGCTGCTGTCGGCCTTTTCGCTGTCCTACGCCTTCGCGCAATTGCCGATCGGCGCGCTGCTCGACCGCTTCGGATCGGCATCATGCTGGGGGCCGGCATGTTCTTCTGGTCGCTGGCGCAGATCGTGTGCGGCCTCGTCGGCAGCTTCCACCAGTTCCTCGTCGCCCGCGCCGTCCTCGGCGTCGGCGAGGCGCCGCAGTTCCCGGCGGGCGCGAAGGTGGTGA